The Nitrospira sp. genome window below encodes:
- a CDS encoding sigma-54 dependent transcriptional regulator has translation MKKRVLLIDDEARVRTSLKMVLEPNYEILQAADAQEGLETFRKEGPDLVLLDVILPGTDGLAVLETLRSESRMTPVIMLTGTKSVKTAVDAMKLGAADYLSKPFDVEELRIVVDRALSSQALEREVKQLRAQVVQRYAFHNLIGKSQGMQEIYAKIEQVADSRTTVLITGESGTGKELVAKALHYNSGRREKPFIALNCAALPETLIESELFGHEKGSFTDATARRVGQFELANTGTLFLDEIGDLSAMTQAKLLRVLQEREFTRIGGVQSIKVDVRIVAATNRNLEDMVRKGQFREDLYYRINVISLFLPPLRERGEDIPLLAKHFLAKRVEEEKRPHIEFGKEALEVLTRYPWPGNVREMENIIEQAFIWSQNCPQITQEHLPTIMKSDSRSSSLRDDTLAGRMSLEKAVMEFEREIILDALKRTNYVQTHAANLLGISRRMLKYRMDTLGIGRPDNGNSQEPEPPVQE, from the coding sequence ATGAAAAAACGCGTTCTCTTGATCGACGACGAAGCCCGTGTCCGGACTTCACTGAAAATGGTGCTCGAGCCGAACTACGAGATCCTCCAGGCCGCGGATGCTCAGGAGGGCCTCGAGACGTTCAGAAAAGAAGGACCTGATCTGGTCCTGCTCGATGTCATTCTCCCGGGAACCGACGGACTGGCCGTGCTGGAAACCCTGCGCTCTGAAAGCCGGATGACTCCCGTGATCATGCTCACGGGCACGAAGTCGGTCAAGACCGCCGTCGACGCGATGAAACTGGGCGCCGCCGACTATTTGTCCAAACCCTTTGACGTCGAAGAATTGCGCATCGTCGTGGATCGCGCGCTCAGCTCTCAAGCCCTCGAACGGGAAGTCAAACAACTCCGGGCGCAAGTCGTCCAGCGCTATGCCTTCCACAACCTCATCGGCAAGAGCCAAGGCATGCAGGAGATTTACGCGAAGATCGAACAAGTAGCGGACAGCCGAACCACCGTGCTGATTACCGGCGAAAGCGGAACGGGAAAAGAGCTTGTCGCAAAAGCCCTGCACTACAACAGCGGCCGGCGTGAGAAGCCCTTCATTGCCCTGAACTGCGCGGCGCTCCCGGAAACACTGATTGAGAGCGAACTCTTCGGCCACGAGAAAGGTTCCTTTACCGATGCCACGGCCAGACGTGTCGGCCAGTTCGAACTCGCCAATACCGGCACCCTGTTCCTGGACGAAATCGGCGATCTCAGCGCCATGACACAAGCCAAGCTCCTGAGAGTGCTCCAGGAACGGGAGTTTACGAGAATCGGCGGCGTCCAATCGATCAAGGTCGATGTCCGGATCGTCGCCGCCACCAACAGAAATCTCGAAGACATGGTGCGCAAGGGGCAATTTCGCGAAGATCTCTACTACCGCATCAACGTGATCTCGCTGTTTCTGCCTCCCCTCCGTGAACGCGGTGAAGATATTCCCCTGCTCGCCAAGCACTTCCTTGCCAAACGAGTCGAGGAAGAGAAGCGCCCGCATATCGAATTCGGGAAAGAAGCGCTGGAGGTCCTGACGCGCTACCCCTGGCCGGGAAACGTCCGGGAAATGGAAAATATCATCGAGCAAGCTTTTATCTGGTCGCAGAATTGCCCGCAGATTACCCAGGAGCATCTGCCGACCATTATGAAAAGCGACTCGCGATCATCCTCACTCCGCGACGACACCCTCGCCGGCCGAATGTCCCTAGAAAAAGCTGTCATGGAATTTGAGCGGGAGATCATTCTCGATGCATTGAAACGAACCAACTATGTCCAGACCCACGCCGCCAATCTCTTAGGAATCAGCCGGCGCATGCTGAAATACCGGATGGATACCTTGGGAATCGGCCGACCGGACAATGGGAACAGTCAAGAACCAGAGCCGCCTGTGCAGGAATAA
- a CDS encoding response regulator, whose protein sequence is MSTTTSQDGSQTKPTVLVVDDEAGPRDALKVILRPFFNIRSADNAQAALDVLSHESIDLITLDQKLPDRQGIDLLQDIKHDYADIEVIIITGYGSLKSAMEGIRHGAAGYLLKPFNVTELISLISQTLEKKQRLDLIRNVLKNSTDLWGDEQAARRAWESLKTKYFAIGTHEQDPSGAQPDLLPLLSDLLEVKDRQLLNHCSRVSFYATLLANRLSLTLAEQKSLAIGAFLHDIGKVSLPNYHFSDEPILPSGESTFSKEHCETGARMILPLGYPAEVGQVISYHHERWDGSGYPHGLQGEGIPLLARIVSIAQMFDHLTAEVPGRSPLPVDQAIQQIALQANTYFDPMLADQFARVVTECKASLPAMAIATTPSGV, encoded by the coding sequence ATGAGCACAACAACTTCTCAAGACGGATCCCAAACAAAGCCGACGGTTCTTGTCGTCGATGACGAGGCCGGACCGCGTGATGCACTCAAAGTCATCCTGCGGCCCTTCTTCAACATCCGCTCGGCGGACAACGCGCAAGCGGCGCTCGACGTCTTGAGTCATGAATCCATCGATCTCATTACGCTGGATCAGAAACTCCCCGATCGTCAGGGCATCGACCTCCTGCAGGATATTAAACACGATTACGCCGATATCGAAGTCATCATCATAACCGGCTATGGAAGCCTGAAGTCCGCCATGGAAGGCATTCGCCATGGCGCGGCCGGCTATCTGCTCAAGCCATTCAATGTCACCGAACTGATTTCCCTCATCAGCCAGACGCTTGAGAAAAAGCAGCGCCTGGACCTCATCCGGAACGTCTTAAAGAACTCGACCGACCTCTGGGGAGATGAGCAGGCTGCACGACGTGCGTGGGAGTCACTCAAGACCAAGTACTTCGCCATCGGAACGCATGAGCAGGACCCTTCAGGCGCGCAACCAGATCTGCTTCCTCTGCTCTCCGATCTCCTGGAAGTCAAAGATCGTCAATTGCTGAACCATTGCAGCCGTGTCAGCTTCTACGCCACGTTACTCGCCAATCGCCTCAGCCTGACTCTCGCAGAACAGAAGTCTTTGGCTATCGGGGCCTTCCTGCACGACATCGGCAAGGTCAGTCTCCCGAATTATCATTTTTCGGATGAGCCGATTCTCCCGTCTGGAGAAAGCACTTTCTCCAAAGAACATTGCGAGACAGGCGCACGGATGATTCTTCCCCTGGGCTATCCGGCTGAGGTCGGTCAGGTGATTTCCTATCATCATGAACGGTGGGACGGATCAGGCTATCCGCATGGACTTCAAGGAGAAGGGATTCCCTTGCTGGCCAGAATCGTCAGCATCGCCCAGATGTTCGATCATCTGACAGCCGAAGTCCCCGGACGATCACCACTCCCGGTGGACCAGGCCATCCAGCAAATCGCCCTTCAGGCCAATACCTACTTCGATCCTATGCTGGCGGATCAATTTGCTCGGGTCGTGACGGAATGTAAGGCATCGCTCCCGGCGATGGCGATCGCGACTACGCCGAGCGGCGTCTAA
- the recN gene encoding DNA repair protein RecN yields MLTELRIVNFAILEELSLRFEPGFTVLTGETGAGKSLLIDAIALLVGGRASADQIRFGTEEASLEAAFHLPDRHPLQACLRDQGILGPTDSELIVRRVIARSGRNRVYLNGTMSSLHALEELGGTLVDLHGQHDQQSLLATATQRSVVDAFGNLQERCAAYRQGYETWKAACEERARLIRESQHRAQREELLRFQCTELDEAALCEGEDEELQNERRRLSSSQQIGALAAEAMERVNAEGQGILTQLALTERALGQLLLIDSTVGELTRLTGEAKVVLKEMAGQLRDYAERVEANPERLGVIEDRLAVIQKLKKKFGGSLTEVLGAHRKIKDELEQLQDSDEQLGKLRQRINEQQADLALLARQLFLKRGDAAKRMAKVVRQELEALKMGQTVFEIHVTADASELEFGPDGIDQVEFRLSTNAGEPAKPLSKVASGGELSRVMLALKTVLAERDHVPVLIFDEIDTGVGGAVAAAIGKRLRGLGRYHQVFCITHLPQVAAQGQHHLCVEKSQDGNRTVTTVHPLIGQGRENEIARMLGGLTVTKKVRETAAELIADAGE; encoded by the coding sequence ATGCTCACCGAGCTGCGCATCGTCAATTTCGCCATTCTGGAAGAGCTCAGCCTACGGTTTGAGCCGGGCTTTACCGTTCTCACCGGAGAAACGGGGGCCGGAAAATCTCTTCTGATCGATGCCATTGCCCTGCTGGTCGGCGGACGAGCGTCCGCCGACCAGATTCGTTTTGGGACTGAAGAGGCGTCTCTTGAGGCGGCCTTTCACCTGCCTGATCGCCATCCCCTCCAAGCCTGTCTTCGTGATCAAGGGATCCTGGGTCCTACAGATTCCGAGCTGATTGTGCGGCGGGTCATCGCCCGATCCGGACGTAATCGGGTCTACCTGAACGGAACCATGAGCTCGCTGCATGCGCTGGAGGAGCTGGGCGGTACGCTCGTTGACCTCCACGGGCAGCACGATCAGCAATCACTCTTGGCCACGGCGACACAGCGGAGTGTCGTGGATGCCTTCGGCAATCTTCAAGAACGGTGTGCCGCGTATCGACAAGGGTATGAGACTTGGAAGGCGGCCTGCGAGGAACGCGCTCGATTGATTCGTGAATCTCAGCATCGGGCGCAGCGTGAGGAGTTGCTGCGGTTCCAATGCACTGAATTGGACGAGGCGGCGCTATGCGAGGGAGAGGACGAGGAATTGCAAAATGAGCGCCGCCGGCTGAGCTCGTCGCAGCAGATCGGTGCGTTAGCCGCTGAAGCGATGGAGCGGGTGAATGCGGAAGGGCAGGGTATCCTGACTCAGTTGGCATTGACGGAGCGCGCCTTGGGGCAATTGCTTCTGATTGACTCCACAGTCGGTGAATTGACCCGGCTGACGGGTGAAGCGAAAGTGGTGCTGAAGGAAATGGCGGGGCAGCTGCGCGACTACGCTGAGCGGGTCGAAGCCAATCCTGAGAGGCTGGGCGTAATTGAGGATCGGCTGGCGGTCATCCAAAAACTGAAGAAGAAATTTGGCGGGTCGCTGACGGAAGTCTTGGGGGCTCATCGGAAGATCAAAGATGAGTTAGAACAGTTGCAAGATTCTGATGAGCAACTGGGTAAACTGCGTCAACGCATCAACGAACAACAGGCCGATCTGGCGCTTCTGGCGCGGCAATTATTCCTGAAGCGCGGGGACGCGGCCAAACGCATGGCCAAAGTGGTGCGTCAGGAGCTTGAGGCCCTGAAGATGGGGCAGACAGTCTTTGAGATCCACGTGACCGCGGATGCCAGCGAGCTGGAGTTCGGTCCTGACGGGATTGATCAGGTGGAGTTTCGCCTTTCGACGAATGCAGGAGAGCCGGCGAAGCCCCTCTCAAAAGTTGCCTCAGGCGGGGAGTTGTCTAGGGTCATGCTTGCACTGAAGACGGTGCTGGCAGAACGAGATCACGTTCCGGTGCTGATTTTTGATGAGATCGACACGGGAGTAGGCGGGGCGGTTGCTGCCGCAATCGGAAAGCGCCTGCGGGGGTTAGGTCGTTATCATCAGGTGTTCTGTATTACCCATCTCCCTCAAGTCGCTGCGCAGGGGCAGCATCACCTCTGTGTCGAGAAGTCGCAGGACGGCAATCGAACAGTGACGACCGTGCATCCGCTGATTGGTCAGGGGCGTGAGAACGAAATCGCCAGGATGTTAGGCGGGTTGACGGTGACGAAGAAAGTGCGCGAGACGGCTGCAGAACTCATTGCCGATGCCGGGGAATGA
- the trxA gene encoding thioredoxin, translating into MAGDTLKVEDSTWDADVMKAGELVMVDFWAVWCGPCQMVAPIVDELAKEYAGKLKVRKLNTDENPEVAGRYQVMSIPTILFFKNGQVVEKLVGARPKRQFKETIDSLLAQHAGTA; encoded by the coding sequence GTGGCTGGTGATACATTAAAAGTTGAAGATTCCACCTGGGACGCAGATGTGATGAAGGCCGGTGAGCTTGTCATGGTCGATTTTTGGGCGGTCTGGTGCGGACCTTGTCAGATGGTGGCGCCGATTGTCGATGAGCTTGCCAAGGAATATGCCGGGAAGTTGAAAGTCCGCAAGCTGAACACCGATGAAAATCCCGAGGTCGCCGGGCGGTATCAGGTGATGAGTATCCCGACCATTCTGTTTTTCAAAAACGGCCAGGTTGTCGAAAAGCTGGTCGGGGCGCGTCCGAAGCGCCAGTTCAAAGAAACGATTGATTCATTGTTGGCCCAGCACGCGGGGACCGCGTAG
- the lptD gene encoding LPS assembly protein LptD — protein sequence MAVFLLCLPCLAWAKSKSVAPGTSASGSPPLDVTANRIDYRQDLDVYEADGSVVIQQGAMRLTADHVTIEALSGVVHASGHVHLTDPQADVTAERMDFNVNTEAGVITHGQLYIPQSNTLVSGRLLQRFSEYHYRVKDGAFTNCDAQGGEVPAWRFKFDDMDLNVGDTLALKGAWLCVADVPVVPIPTITYPLSNRRSGFLVPQVGYDNRFGMHLQDSFYWAINPSQDLTIAPSYYSKLGYGSDLEYRYVLDQKSRGQWYVSYLQQTALPNVTGVDQTSSDVKRARALIAGTHTQQFTETLLLRGNASFVTDPNYLQQLSNSGTQRALPSNESNLLLNQRLPYGNAYILGQYLQPLQSGGKDTFQRLPETGYTLPNVSLFNSPLLFGMEGDYVNFYREEGFALNRVNVVPGISTDVIDLGHVVGLTPQAKFREVYYTRGAQSDASLHRETFWAGVDATSKLSRRFGMDGGGSLLHTIEPTVMYEYVPGTDQSRIAQIDQIDDLPKKNLLTYALRNRVLEHDGTSTFNWLDLTLAQSYHAGAVQTRARDFGTGVTPLLGSLTQPLQPATVAIQGRKFSDVWMRAVIGNTAPQVTQAQMAAQAFGRGVGNIGTQRPTINQYLTVDAFFDPYRGELSQWNTDLRIQDSSNWYLEVGQRYSRDGNRERRGDIWNPISFNEVYAPTQEIQFATAGGGFRTPWGWTIGAKGYYDIKTRKSPEYNVVALYQNPCKCWSLGLFYLQFPDRAQYNFMLNLTGIGWTENFGTQVMRSILSPLLWGERGLPWASPTGPYGRSQSGASTGGIPGR from the coding sequence GTGGCCGTGTTTCTTCTGTGTCTTCCCTGTCTCGCCTGGGCGAAATCGAAGTCGGTTGCCCCAGGCACCTCGGCCTCCGGCTCTCCTCCCCTCGATGTGACGGCCAATCGAATCGACTATCGTCAGGACCTGGATGTGTATGAGGCGGATGGGTCCGTCGTGATCCAGCAGGGCGCCATGCGCCTGACGGCCGACCATGTCACGATTGAGGCGCTCTCCGGCGTCGTTCACGCATCGGGGCACGTGCATCTGACTGATCCGCAGGCCGATGTGACGGCTGAGCGGATGGACTTCAATGTAAATACCGAGGCCGGAGTCATCACCCATGGACAGCTCTATATTCCCCAATCTAATACGCTGGTGAGCGGGCGGTTGCTCCAACGGTTCTCTGAATATCACTATCGCGTGAAAGACGGGGCGTTCACCAATTGCGATGCGCAGGGCGGGGAGGTGCCGGCCTGGCGGTTCAAGTTTGACGATATGGATCTGAACGTCGGGGACACGCTGGCCTTGAAGGGGGCGTGGCTCTGTGTCGCGGACGTGCCGGTGGTGCCGATTCCCACGATCACCTATCCCTTGTCGAACCGGCGGAGTGGATTTCTGGTTCCGCAGGTGGGGTACGACAATCGATTTGGGATGCACCTCCAGGACAGTTTTTACTGGGCGATCAATCCGAGTCAGGACTTGACCATCGCGCCGTCCTACTACAGCAAGCTCGGTTATGGGAGCGATCTGGAATATCGCTATGTGCTCGACCAGAAATCCAGGGGCCAGTGGTATGTGAGTTATCTGCAGCAGACTGCGCTGCCGAATGTCACCGGAGTGGATCAGACCAGTTCAGACGTGAAACGCGCGCGCGCGTTGATCGCCGGGACGCACACGCAGCAGTTTACCGAGACGTTGCTGTTGCGGGGGAATGCGAGTTTTGTCACCGACCCCAACTACCTTCAGCAGTTGAGTAACTCCGGTACCCAGCGGGCCTTGCCCAGCAATGAGTCGAATTTGCTGCTGAATCAGCGGCTGCCGTACGGGAATGCCTACATCCTCGGGCAATACCTGCAGCCTCTTCAGTCCGGAGGAAAAGATACGTTTCAGCGCTTGCCGGAGACCGGCTACACCTTGCCGAATGTCTCGCTTTTCAACTCACCATTGTTATTCGGGATGGAAGGGGACTACGTCAATTTTTATCGCGAAGAGGGATTCGCCCTGAATCGCGTCAATGTCGTGCCGGGGATCTCTACGGACGTCATTGATCTTGGGCATGTCGTGGGTCTGACCCCGCAGGCGAAGTTTCGCGAGGTCTACTATACCCGCGGCGCGCAATCTGATGCCTCGCTCCATCGAGAAACCTTCTGGGCGGGAGTTGATGCCACGTCGAAGTTGAGCCGCAGGTTTGGGATGGACGGAGGGGGCAGCCTCTTGCACACCATCGAGCCGACCGTCATGTATGAATATGTGCCGGGGACCGATCAATCGAGGATCGCGCAGATCGATCAAATCGACGATCTGCCGAAGAAGAATCTTCTGACCTATGCCTTGCGCAATCGTGTGCTGGAGCACGATGGGACGAGTACCTTCAACTGGCTCGATCTGACCCTCGCGCAGAGTTACCACGCCGGGGCGGTCCAAACGAGGGCCCGTGACTTCGGTACGGGTGTGACTCCGCTGCTGGGCTCACTCACGCAACCGTTGCAGCCTGCCACGGTGGCGATCCAAGGGAGAAAGTTTTCCGATGTGTGGATGCGGGCGGTCATCGGCAATACGGCTCCCCAAGTCACGCAGGCGCAAATGGCGGCTCAGGCGTTTGGGCGCGGAGTCGGAAACATCGGGACGCAACGCCCGACGATCAATCAGTATCTGACGGTGGATGCCTTTTTCGATCCCTATCGAGGAGAACTCAGTCAGTGGAATACGGATCTCCGGATTCAAGACTCGAGCAATTGGTATCTTGAAGTCGGGCAGCGGTATTCCCGGGACGGCAATCGCGAGCGACGAGGGGATATCTGGAACCCCATTTCGTTCAATGAAGTCTATGCCCCCACGCAGGAAATTCAGTTTGCTACGGCGGGAGGCGGGTTCAGAACTCCCTGGGGATGGACGATCGGAGCCAAAGGGTACTACGATATCAAGACCAGAAAGAGCCCTGAGTATAACGTGGTGGCCTTGTATCAAAACCCCTGCAAATGTTGGTCGCTGGGCCTGTTCTATCTCCAGTTCCCGGACCGGGCGCAGTACAATTTCATGCTGAATTTGACCGGTATCGGCTGGACGGAGAATTTCGGAACTCAGGTGATGCGGTCGATCCTCAGTCCGCTGCTATGGGGCGAGCGTGGATTGCCCTGGGCCTCGCCGACCGGTCCCTATGGACGGTCTCAGTCTGGAGCATCGACGGGGGGAATTCCGGGACGATGA
- a CDS encoding folylpolyglutamate synthase/dihydrofolate synthase family protein, with product MTYSSAIEYLYGLQKHGIKLGLETMRTLLGRLGNPERRFRSLHIGGTNGKGSTAAMTAAMLQAAGYRVGLYTSPHLVDFRERIRVSQTMIADAQVAELTERIRASVPSDLTPTFFELTTAMAFLHFAESGVDVAVLEVGMGGRFDATNVVEPEASAIITIGLDHQEFLGATEEAIGFEKAGILKPGVPVVVGRIDGPAWDVIRQTAADRGAPLLRLGQDFLTVGGGAEGFSYRGRSKRLDGLSCSLAGRHQLDNAACAIALLEAAEGRGISVDEASVRRGLESVPWEGRLEVVERGPDLLLDGAHNPAAALVLADYLREWRASRPEARVILVLGMMRDKDHSRFVEPLHRLVSEVVLTQATMARSATARELQDTIGSRFPHCHIAPSAADALALAKARASAQDLICVTGSLMLVGEVKALVRGCGLSPLRG from the coding sequence ATGACCTATTCATCCGCCATTGAGTATCTCTACGGACTCCAGAAACATGGAATCAAGCTGGGGCTTGAGACCATGCGAACGCTCTTGGGCCGGCTCGGTAACCCCGAGCGGCGGTTCCGGAGTCTGCACATCGGCGGCACCAACGGTAAAGGCTCGACGGCCGCCATGACGGCGGCCATGCTGCAGGCAGCCGGATATCGTGTGGGTTTGTACACGTCTCCGCATCTGGTCGATTTTCGTGAGCGGATCCGAGTCAGCCAGACCATGATCGCTGACGCGCAGGTGGCAGAGCTCACTGAGCGGATTCGGGCGAGCGTGCCGTCCGACCTGACCCCGACGTTCTTTGAACTGACGACAGCGATGGCGTTTCTCCATTTCGCCGAGTCCGGAGTCGATGTGGCCGTGTTGGAAGTCGGGATGGGCGGGCGGTTCGACGCGACGAATGTGGTGGAGCCGGAAGCGAGCGCGATTATCACGATCGGGCTGGATCATCAGGAGTTTCTCGGGGCAACCGAAGAGGCCATCGGATTTGAGAAGGCCGGGATCCTCAAGCCCGGCGTTCCGGTCGTCGTGGGCCGTATCGATGGGCCGGCGTGGGATGTGATTCGTCAGACGGCGGCGGATCGCGGGGCCCCGCTCCTGCGACTGGGGCAGGATTTTCTTACCGTCGGTGGGGGGGCTGAAGGGTTTTCCTATCGCGGGCGCTCCAAGCGCCTTGACGGACTGAGTTGTTCGCTTGCGGGACGCCATCAGCTGGATAACGCGGCTTGCGCGATCGCGTTGCTCGAAGCGGCCGAGGGGCGCGGGATATCGGTGGATGAGGCGTCGGTGCGCCGGGGGTTGGAATCGGTGCCGTGGGAAGGGCGGTTGGAAGTAGTAGAGCGAGGTCCTGACCTATTGCTTGACGGCGCCCACAATCCGGCTGCGGCGCTCGTCTTGGCGGACTATCTGCGGGAGTGGCGTGCGTCGCGGCCAGAGGCCCGGGTAATTCTCGTCCTGGGCATGATGCGCGACAAAGATCACAGCCGTTTTGTCGAGCCGTTGCACCGGCTGGTGTCCGAGGTCGTTCTCACGCAGGCGACTATGGCCCGGTCGGCGACGGCGCGGGAATTACAGGATACAATCGGATCCCGCTTTCCGCATTGTCATATTGCGCCGAGCGCCGCCGATGCGCTGGCGCTGGCTAAGGCTCGTGCCAGCGCACAAGATCTGATTTGTGTGACGGGATCGCTCATGCTGGTGGGCGAGGTGAAAGCGTTGGTCCGTGGCTGCGGCTTGTCTCCGCTCAGGGGTTAG
- the accD gene encoding acetyl-CoA carboxylase, carboxyltransferase subunit beta produces MAWFKKQKATGSEVPPRSKGAEGMWLKCNHCREIVYRKEVDRNNKVCPKCDYHFPISVMERIALLVDLGTFKEWDAELEAKDPLNFHDTKSYRDRVKAQQEKTGRKDALMIGEGLVEGQSVVFCVFDFSFMGGSMGSVVGEKFCRAVDRALEKKRPVVLVTASGGARMQEGILSLMQMAKTSTAVAKLGEAKLPFISILADPTFGGVTASIAMLGDVIIAEPKALIGFAGPRVIEQTIKQQLPDQFQRAEFLLEHGMIDMIVERKQLKETLSTLVAHF; encoded by the coding sequence CTAAAGGCGCCGAGGGGATGTGGCTCAAGTGCAACCACTGTCGGGAAATTGTGTATCGCAAGGAAGTCGATCGCAACAACAAGGTCTGTCCGAAGTGCGACTATCATTTTCCCATCTCCGTGATGGAGCGGATTGCGTTGCTCGTCGATCTCGGGACGTTCAAGGAGTGGGACGCGGAGTTGGAAGCCAAGGATCCGCTGAATTTTCACGATACGAAATCCTACAGAGATCGGGTCAAGGCGCAGCAGGAAAAGACCGGGCGCAAGGATGCGTTGATGATCGGCGAAGGGTTGGTCGAGGGGCAGTCGGTCGTCTTCTGCGTGTTCGACTTCAGCTTTATGGGCGGGAGCATGGGATCGGTCGTCGGCGAAAAGTTTTGCCGGGCGGTCGATCGGGCGCTGGAGAAGAAGCGTCCCGTGGTGTTGGTGACGGCCTCGGGCGGTGCGCGCATGCAGGAGGGAATTCTGTCGTTGATGCAGATGGCGAAAACGTCGACCGCCGTGGCGAAGCTGGGTGAAGCCAAGTTGCCGTTTATTTCCATCCTGGCCGATCCGACCTTCGGAGGCGTGACGGCCAGCATTGCCATGCTGGGCGATGTCATCATTGCGGAGCCGAAAGCTCTCATCGGCTTTGCCGGTCCCCGCGTGATCGAGCAGACGATCAAACAGCAGTTGCCCGATCAGTTTCAGCGGGCGGAGTTTCTTCTCGAGCATGGGATGATCGATATGATTGTCGAGCGCAAACAGTTGAAAGAAACGCTCAGTACCCTCGTCGCGCATTTCTAG